In Miscanthus floridulus cultivar M001 chromosome 5, ASM1932011v1, whole genome shotgun sequence, one genomic interval encodes:
- the LOC136451830 gene encoding uncharacterized protein, with product MAARRLAAASCQALRRSVHDRLRAVELQLRACHRSLAGASSSTTPVAAVAALLLLCGAAAFPRAAALFLPLVASTSLCCAAACLFAAAERGAAKEAAVEVVLVGGEGKAEAGLLQVIGEANASAYYGDGLGGGGGVHVGCFLRRSAKQGVDEDGEEVVFAGTLAPCAAGFGVGAGQRRGALEEELAALRVDRLAEGVWDSYFGGWSRWHHIDAAVSCS from the coding sequence ATGGCTGCTCGCAGACTCGCCGCCGCCAGCTGCCAAGCTCTGCGCAGATCGGTCCACGACAGGCTCCGCGCCGTTGAGCTGCAGCTGCGGGCGTGCCACCGTTCGCTCGCCGGCGCGTCCTCTTCGACGACCCCCGTGGCCGCCGTGGCCGCGCTCCTGCTCCTCTGCGGCGCCGCGGCGTTCCCGCGAGCCGCGGCATTGTTCCTGCCGCTGGTGGCCTCCACCTCCCTCTGCTGCGCGGCGGCGTGCCTGTTCGCCGCCGCGGAGCGGGGCGCGGCCAAGGAGGCCGCCGTGGAGGTCGTGCTCGTGGGCGGCGAGGGGAAGGCCGAGGCCGGGCTGCTGCAGGTGATCGGCGAGGCCAACGCCAGCGCGTACTATGGCGacgggctcggcggcggcggcggcgtccatgTGGGATGCTTCCTACGCAGGTCCGCGAAGCAAGGCGTCGACGAGGACGGCGAGGAGGTCGTCTTCGCCGGCACGCTGGCGCCCTGCGCGGCGGGCTTCGGCGTCGGCGCCGGCCAGCGCCGCGGCGCGCTGGAGGAGGAGCTCGCGGCGCTGCGGGTGGACAGGCTGGCCGAGGGCGTCTGGGACAGCTACTTCGGCGGGTGGTCCAGGTGGCACCACATCGACGCCGCAGTCTCCTGCAGCTGA
- the LOC136451832 gene encoding geranylgeranyl pyrophosphate synthase 7, chloroplastic-like, producing MNNLASCFLQHGAPSAQSFKSFHVQRSPSLHSLERRSVSMPRSRTADHAATAANATIGPHANTQGVDVTVVSGTSFDFERYLSAKARAVHDALDLALQGLPCPEVLSESMRYSVLAGGKRVCPVVAIAACELVGGPAAAAVPVACALEMIHTASLIHDDMSYMDDGALRRGRPSNHVAFGEPTALLAGDALLALAFEHVARGSAGAGAPADRALRAIVELGSAAGVGGIAAGQVVDMASEGAPSGSVSLAALEYIHVHKTARLVEAAAVSGAVVGGGADGEVERIRRYAHFLGLLHQVVDDLLDVTGTPEHIGKMTGKDAAAGKATYPRLMGMEGTRAYMGELLAKAEAELDGFDAARVAPLRHLARFMAYRQH from the coding sequence ATGAACAATTTGGCATCCTGCTTCCTCCAGCACGGGGCACCATCCGCCCAAAGCTTCAAGTCCTTCCATGTTCAGAGATCCCCTTCGCTGCACTCACTTGAGAGACGATCCGTTTCCATGCCCCGAAGCCGTACTGCGGACCATGCTGCCACAGCCGCCAATGCCACCATCGGCCCCCATGCCAACACGCAAGGCGTCGACGTCACCGTCGTCAGTGGCACCAGCTTCGATTTCGAGCGCTACCTGTCGGCCAAAGCCAGGGCTGTGCACGACGCGCTGGACCTTGCCCTGCAGGGCCTGCCGTGCCCCGAGGTCCTGAGCGAGTCCATGCGCTACTCCGTCCTCGCGGGCGGCAAGCGCGTCTGCCCCGTGGTGGCCATCGCCGCGTGCGAACTCGTGGGCGGGCCCGCGGCCGCAGCCGTCCCAGTGGCCTGCGCCCTCGAGATGATCCACACCGCGTCGCTCATCCACGACGACATGTCGTACATGGACGACGGCGCGCTCCGCCGCGGCCGCCCCTCCAACCACGTCGCGTTCGGCGAGCCCACGGCGCTGCTCGCGGGTGACGCGCTCCTGGCGCTCGCGTTCGAGCACGTCGCCCGCGGCAGCGCGGGCGCCGGCGCCCCCGCGGACCGCGCGCTACGAGCGATCGTGGAGCTCGGGAGCGCAGCTGGAGTCGGCGGAATCGCCGCGGGGCAGGTCGTCGACATGGCGAGCGAGGGAGCCCCCTCCGGCTCCGTGAGCCTGGCCGCGCTAGAGTACATCCACGTGCACAAGACGGCGCGGCTCGTGGAGGCCGCGGCAGTGTCGGGCGCCGTCGTCGGGGGAGGGGCCGACGGCGAGGTCGAGCGCATCCGTCGGTACGCGCACTTCTTGGGGCTGCTGCACCAGGTGGTGGACGACTTGCTGGACGTGACGGGCACGCCGGAGCACATCGGGAAGATGACGGGCAAGGACGCGGCCGCCGGCAAGGCCACGTACCCGCGGCTGATGGGCATGGAGGGGACGCGCGCATACATGGGCGAGCTCCTGGCGAAGGCCGAGGCGGAGCTCGACGGGTTCGACGCCGCGCGCGTGGCGCCGCTGCGGCACCTCGCGCGGTTCATGGCGTACAGACAGCACTGA